TGAGTTGCTCAATCAGTTGCTGTAACTGGTGTAAAATCTCTTCTGCTATCGCACCAGGGTTCGATTCATTGGCGCGTTGCATTCGTTGTTGTACCTGACTCAGCAATAGCAGGTGATGGTTCAGGCGTTCATTTACAGGTTGATTCATAAAGGTACTTATCAAGATGGTTCCAGCGTTACAGGTGTCGGGCTTATCCAAAGTCTATGACAACGGCTTTCAGGCGTTGAAAGGCATTGATCTGACGGTAGAACAGGGCGACTTTTTCGCACTGCTTGGCCCGAACGGAGCCGGTAAGTCTACCACGCTTGGTATTGTATCGGGACTGGTTCAGAAAACGTCTGGCAGCGCCGCCATTATGGGTCATGATGTGAATACGCAGGCGTTTAACGCCAAGCGCGACCTGGGGGTGGTACCACAGGAATTTAACTTTAATCAATTCGAGAAAGTGCGCGACATTATTGTTACTCAGGCTGGATTTTTTGGCCTGAACGCCAAGCAAGCAGAGGGAAATGCAGACTACTTATTAAAGGCGCTCGATCTGTGGGATAAGCGTGAAACTCAGGCACGTATGTTATCTGGCGGTATGAAGCGTCGCTTAATGATTGCCAGGGCTTTGGTTCACAAACCGAAAGTACTGATTCTGGATGAGCCGACAGCTGGTGTTGATATTGAACTGCGCCGTTCCATGTGGGAGTTTATGCAGCAGTTAAATCAACAGGGAACCACGATTATCTTAACCACGCATTACCTGGAAGAAGCGGAGCAGTTGTGCCGCAATATTGCCATCATCAATCAGGGCGAAATTGTAAAAGCGACCAGTACTCGAGAGTTGTTAGCACAGCTGCATACAGAAACTTTTGTGTTTGATCTGGATTCAACGGTTCCGGAGAGTCTGCTTTTACCCGGCTATGACGTTTTCGTTGCGTCTCAGGACTGCATCGAGATTACCGTCGAGAAAGGACAAAGCATCAATGCCATTTTTCAGCAGTTGACAGAGGTTGGTTTGGAAGTACGCAGCATGAGAACCAAGTCCAATCGCCTCGAAGAGTTGTTTGTTAATCTGGTTCAGGAGTCAAAGTAATGTCTGTCATGCGTGTGCAGTGGGTTGCCCTGAGGGCAATTGTTACGAAAGAAATTCGTCGTTTTATGCGAATCTGGCAGCAAACGTTGGTTCCTCCGGCAATTACAATGACGTTGTATTTTATTATTTTTGGTAATCTCATCGGCTCCCGAATTGGTGACATGGGAGGCGTTGATTATATGGCGTTTATTGTGCCTGGTTTAATTATGATGAGTGTAATTACCAATGCTTATGGTAATGTTGCTTCCTCATTTTTTAGTAATAAGTTCCAACGCAGTGTCGAAGAGATGATGGTCGCTCCGGTACACCCCGGAACGATATTGTTGGGTTTTGTCGCTGGTGGTGTTGCTCGTGGCGTGTTGGTTGGTTTGATTGTCACGTTATTATCGCTCTATTTTACCCAGTTGCAGATTCATAACCTGTTCGTCGTCGTAGCGGTTATTCTGTTGTCGGCGGTGCTGTTTTCTCTGGGTGGTTTTATTAACGCGATTTTTGCGAATAAATTCGATGATATCTCCATCATTCCGACCTTTGTGATAACGCCTCTGACGTATCTTGGGGGAGTGTTTTACTCTATTGGTTTGTTACCTGAATTCTGGCAGAGCGTTTCGTTATTCAATCCTATATTGTACATGGTAAATACCTTCCGATACGGTATTTTAGGCGTCTCGGATGTGGATCTTTTGACCTCATTTATCATGTTGTTTGCATTTATTATTGTCGCAGCGCTTTACTGCATCTGGCTGATGCGTCGCGGTGTTGGTATGAGACAATAATCAGAAAATTGTTGGCAGGAAATTTATGACATCCGTTAATAGTGAGCACAATCCGCTGGGTCAGATATCCGAATATAAGGATGTGTATGATCCGACTTTGCTGTATCCCATTGCTCGTGATGAAAGTTGGAAAAGTCAGGGGCTGGACCGTTATCAGGTACCGTTCTTTGGTCTGGATATCTGGAACAGTTATGAAATTTCCTGGCTGAATCCAAAAGGTAAACCACATGTGTGTTTAGCCGAATTCCGGATCCCTGCGACGTCAGAGTTTTTGATTGAATCCAAATCCTTCAAGTTGTATCTCAACTCCTATAACCAGACCAAAGTAGCTTCTGCAGAAGAAGTCCGGGCTCGTATGGCACGAGATTTGTCGGCGGCGGCGGGTGCGCCGGTTGAGGTGATTTTTCACGCAATTGACGCCACTTTCGCTGCAGCACCCGATGCATTATGCATCGATGATGAAGACATCAGTGTCGAGAGTTACGAGTTGGATGCCTCGTTACTTAAGGTGTCGGATGGGGAGTTTGATGGCTGGTTGTGCAGCCATTTATTGAAGTCTAACTGTCCGGTTACGGGGCAACCTGATTGGGGTAGCCTCTATATCCGATACACGGGTAAGCGCATTGATATGGCCGGTTTGTTATCTTATGTGGTTTCATTGCGCCAGCATCAGGACTTCCATGAGCAGTGCGTCGAGCGCACCTTTCGCGACATTATGCTTGCCTGCAAGCCACAAGCATTAACCGTTTATGCGCGTTATGTGCGACGCGGTGGCTTGGACATTAATCCGTTTCGCAGCACAGACCCTGAAGCAACTGCAGTGAACTTTCGTCTCTCCCGCCAATAAGCAGTGCTGACACATCATGGCCTGACTTTTGGTCAGGCCACAATCTTATTGCGGATTTTAGTAGCCGCCTTTTCCAGGGCTGCGGCGACCGCATCCCGGTCTTCTTCACGGATTTTGTCCGACTCCAGATGCAGTGAAAAACCGTCAGTTTCATGATTCATAAAGCTTGGATTTGCTCCCAGGTCGCGACGGTAGTCAACGATTTGATACAGGGGCAGTGGATCACGAAAGCCTTTTACCTCAGTTGTGCCACGTTTGCGGCAGATAACCTTATCTT
The Saccharospirillaceae bacterium genome window above contains:
- a CDS encoding ABC transporter ATP-binding protein — its product is MVPALQVSGLSKVYDNGFQALKGIDLTVEQGDFFALLGPNGAGKSTTLGIVSGLVQKTSGSAAIMGHDVNTQAFNAKRDLGVVPQEFNFNQFEKVRDIIVTQAGFFGLNAKQAEGNADYLLKALDLWDKRETQARMLSGGMKRRLMIARALVHKPKVLILDEPTAGVDIELRRSMWEFMQQLNQQGTTIILTTHYLEEAEQLCRNIAIINQGEIVKATSTRELLAQLHTETFVFDLDSTVPESLLLPGYDVFVASQDCIEITVEKGQSINAIFQQLTEVGLEVRSMRTKSNRLEELFVNLVQESK
- a CDS encoding ABC transporter permease translates to MSVMRVQWVALRAIVTKEIRRFMRIWQQTLVPPAITMTLYFIIFGNLIGSRIGDMGGVDYMAFIVPGLIMMSVITNAYGNVASSFFSNKFQRSVEEMMVAPVHPGTILLGFVAGGVARGVLVGLIVTLLSLYFTQLQIHNLFVVVAVILLSAVLFSLGGFINAIFANKFDDISIIPTFVITPLTYLGGVFYSIGLLPEFWQSVSLFNPILYMVNTFRYGILGVSDVDLLTSFIMLFAFIIVAALYCIWLMRRGVGMRQ
- the queF gene encoding NADPH-dependent 7-cyano-7-deazaguanine reductase QueF (Catalyzes the NADPH-dependent reduction of 7-cyano-7-deazaguanine (preQ0) to 7-aminomethyl-7-deazaguanine (preQ1) in queuosine biosynthesis), which produces MTSVNSEHNPLGQISEYKDVYDPTLLYPIARDESWKSQGLDRYQVPFFGLDIWNSYEISWLNPKGKPHVCLAEFRIPATSEFLIESKSFKLYLNSYNQTKVASAEEVRARMARDLSAAAGAPVEVIFHAIDATFAAAPDALCIDDEDISVESYELDASLLKVSDGEFDGWLCSHLLKSNCPVTGQPDWGSLYIRYTGKRIDMAGLLSYVVSLRQHQDFHEQCVERTFRDIMLACKPQALTVYARYVRRGGLDINPFRSTDPEATAVNFRLSRQ